GACAGCATGTACTGGCTTGTCATTTCTAACAATCTTATAATCTGAGTTCATTccattgtatttttgttgtaatttcagaaaagacattttgacacagtggtgCAGGAAATATGGcagaaaagtgacaaaatgagCCAATGGTCAGGGACTACAGATTTTTTCAGGGATTATCAAAGGGAAATGCACAAGGCTGCCAGACTAGCCAGAAGATTACCAAGAAATACATTCCAAAGCGTTAATCTTTACTGCATGACTTGTGGctgatgaaaatatttcacagctgagcgatgaaaacaatgtttttgtggATAAAATTATATGATAAAGAGGGCACAGGCTGATCAGGCTGTTGAGGTTATGAAGCAGTATAAATATATTGGCATTGTAACAGATGACAAGCTGACAATGAATGTCAGGTCGATACTGTGATTAAAAAAGTACACCAGTGCATGTACTTTTATCAGTAGCTTTGAAGTTTTAATGTTGACAGTAccttgatgaaaatgttttattttgctttattgaATCTGTTCTCACATTCTCCTTTGTCAGTTTATACGGGTCACTTAACATcaaaaactgagacaaactgcagggtattgtcaacaaattgtcatttcatttcagtatcccttgttatttctgtgtttctgctgcttagGGTAAGGTTAGGTTAGGCAAGTTGTGGTTATGGGTGGGATTTAGGGTAATTCTCCAGGAAATAAATGCAAATCTACATAATTTCCCCAAAAGTGACAAAAGTGTTAATTGTCTTTACAGATGTCTCTGAGCACTGTCATTCAGAGCTCCTAAGCTCTGCAGTGACTGACCTTGTTTCTGCTGAGCAGGAGTCAGGTAAGCCTGTTGACCTGGAGACAGAGCTTGAAGAGGACTGTCACTCTAAGGCCAAGGCTAATGTTGCATCTGGGCCTGAACAAAGCACAGACATTTCTGTCAAGGCTACCTCAGACACCAAAGGCAGCTCAAAGGGTTCATCTCATGCTGTTTCACCACGGCCTAGACAAAGAATGCTAGGAATTTTtagaacagagaaacagaaatgtgctgAAGTGCACATGATTCATCCACAGAAAGAGGTGAAGATACAGCAGAAAGAACCAGGCAATACACAGAATATCTCCCTCTGTGCTACAGAGGAAGGTGTAGACACTGTGGACAAACCTTCAAGTGTCAAACATAAAGTTAAACCCTCTGAGATGACGGAGGTCAGAAACCTACATCTTAAAGCACTACAGAACACTTCATTTAAAGAAACACTGACCACAGTAGATGCAGAAATTCAGCAAAATGCAGCAGGAGGCAGAGTTGTTCAGTTTCCAGAGAGACCATTGAATCTGAAAGCTTcctgggagagagaaaacacttgTGCCATAGAAGAGGCAATACAAGAAGATATCTCCAAGACAGGAAAAGAAGCTTTATATGGCCCTCAGACATATgtggagaacaaaacaaatctcTCAGCtcaaaaagaaatgacagttGAGGATGCCATTGGCAGGTCCCAGGAAAAGATTTTGTTAGCACAGACTGAATGCAGCCTCTCGGTAGATTTATCAAAAGAAGATGGCACATATAGAGCTAATCCAGTCCTCATCTATGAAGAGACTGATGACTCTTTGACAGGTTCAGTAACAGAGTCACAGGTTTCTGAGTCACAGGAAAACATCATCACTCTTGAATCTTCCTTTGTAGCCCAAAAGCAGCCAGGGGGTGTTCCAATTTCTGTACCCAGACCAACCAGTTCTGGTCATCAGGAGGACAAGCCAGCACCGCATCACACTGGTGAGCTTAAGCATTTCTGGGAGACAAGAGTCAAAGAAGCCTCAAGCAGCTCAATACTCAGTGATAAAGTAGTTTCCCCTCAGTCTGATCTAAGAACACACTTAATTAACAAAGAGAAGtctgacagagaggaacagacaTCTCCACTCCAAACTAGGAATGTTGTCTTGAAATCATTGAAAGTGACAGACAAAGGTTTTGTCAGTCAGAGTCCAGACAGGTCACACCAAAGAAGGTCTGCTAATACTATGGATGCACAGTCAGCATGTCACCAATACCAAGTCAAAGCTGATACAGACTCTCAGGGGAACCTCCTCAGTTCCAGTAAATTCCAAATGCCAAGTTCACAACACCAGGATGACGAGGTCAGGAGGAGTCCATTGAAGACCTGCCACCCAAGGGTCCTACCTAGAGATTCCTCCAGTCCTAGGACATCCAGGCTGGAGGGTTCTCCCTTGAAAACTTTTCCTATAGACATCAACCCTCAGACTAAGGCTGCTGAAGAGCAACAAGGGAAGTTAATACCAGTGCCAAGACAGAGGAAGAGTCCCTCACATGGAGTAAAGCAAACAGTGTTGACAGATACCAAACCTAGTTCAGACATTACCTCATGTCCTCTGCCTTTACATCCTGAGGACAGAGGTGCTTGCTTTGGTAATGTAAATACACAACAAAGTAATTCAAGCTCCTCTACTTCACCACAGTCCAAAAAAGCTTCAGAGAAGAAACTGGGGACTTTTACATACCTGGCCAGATCTTTTGTCTCTCAGGATTGTCAGCACTACCTCGGGCCACAGGAGAAGGCCCATGCCCCTCCTTTTCACCAAGAGAAAGATGTTGCTGAACAGAGTGATGCAGTGCATGGACCACAAAATGCCCTCAGAGGCTTTGTGGCAAACCAGAGTGACAGTCCTACTGAGGGGAATCTTCCTAGAATCAGTTCTTGGATTGTggaaaagaaagatggaaactCCAGCCAAGACACAACACCCAGGGCCTTGTACCCGTTGCGGACAAGTTCAGGCAGTGAGCGCTTTCCATTTTCATTACTCCTATGATAATGATTGAGAAATGGAGCCATGCAGTCaagtttttttaaacaaatcataCCACATTAATAAATTAACATTACAATGAGTATGATTTGACTGAGAGTTAGCATGCTGACAAATTCCTCAATTTCATGTTTGTACAATCTGCTGTGCTCACCGACCTTAATTGTTCTTTTAATTTGCTCCTCAAATGTATCAATATAAAACAGTAGAGCAAAAACTTAGATTGTAGCCAGCTTAATCAGTAGAAAACTAGTTTAGTTTTCAGTTAAATGTGCTTTTGATTGTGATTAAAGAGCTGCTGATACATTAGATAGGTGGTTTGTAAGAAGCAGCTAATCATCAAGATTTAAACTGACTACTGTCACCAACAACAGTATTCCTGTcatttactattattatttatccTAAACTGATTTACTAAGGATTATACTTGcgtaaaatatttgtttattagTAATGCTTGTTTTCTAGTCATTGAAACAGAAGCATTGTAGTTTCAGATGGTTGCTTAAGTAGATCAGAAACTGTGTACCATATGTGTTTATATTCCAGAGCTGATCATGTTTCATTTGTGGCAGGTTATGTTGAGAGCTCTAGTCCCATCATGTCAGCTCTGAAACGATTATCTTCAAGGAGCATGTCGTCGTCTAAAAGTCTGGAAAATCTCACCTCACAAACAAGTAACAAAACTCTTTATTCTTCGGATACTGCACCCATGTTCTTTAACACATAATGGTTATAAAGCTTCATTGTATCATCACTGCATTATTCCTTCAAAACAAAAGTCTTAATCATGTTACATGACATAATTTTATATGGGAGTGATATGAATATAATACTGTTTCATGGCCTTATTTCCTTATAGGAGAAGAGAAGACCAAAAATAACTCAAGAGAGCAAATTAATTTAAGTGTGGATGATGGTAAACATGTTGTCTTTATATACACATTTATTAGAATATACTCAGGGTGGGCAATAATTCAAACATGCAAACTGCATCCTTTTGAAATACTTATTATACTGCATGATCATTGTAAGAGATTCAAACATTATATCTTTCTTCCAGTTTCTTCACCTCCACCATCAGCCTTTACTCTCCCTAACTCCAAGAAGATCAAAAACAATCTGTCAGTGCCCGTTCTGCAGCAGGATGAGGTAAATCACTTGACTATAGCATGAGTATACTGAATCCACACCAAAAGTATATCTAGTAGATATCAAGTATTCAACATCTACAATGCAATGagtgatatatatatttaccaACTTTAAGATTAATGATTGATTTGCTTTCAATACTGATTTCAgtgattttatctttttcttcAATGGGtgattttttgatatttttttgtttatggttttctttgttattATCAGACAGATGGCGACAGCATGTTTGAGACCAACTTGGGTTTGAGAAGAAACACAGGCAGTTCCACATCAAACATAAGTCTCTCCTCAGGACTAGCCTCCATGTCGTCTGTATGTACATATTAACCACATGTAGATGATATGAGTTGCTGGtaaaaatatacagtgcatATTACCTGTGAGTTACATCTCTCAGCTGTTGAATGTTACTACTAAAATTACTACTAAAAAACTTGAACGATGAAGCTGGTGATATTCTGTATTCTCTTAAGgtattttttgttaaaaatttttattttaaaaatttgacCATATCAAATAGAAAGaatatcagttttatttttattttaaaaaaatgtcttgtcTTCATGTGGGATTAAGATAATATATGTAATCTACTTTTATCTATCCAGTAACTGACTTAGGTCCATGAATGGAATGGGAGTATATAATGGTGTGGTAACATTTGATATAGTCACTGTAAATGTTCATAGCTGCCATAAAATTTGTTCATGCAACAGAAACTTTTCTTCCTTTAAACACTGAGTTAAAATCAGAGGGGATGGTTTCTCTTTTGTGTCATATTATGAATGAGCAGGTCGGCGGCAGTACCAGCAGCATTTACCCTGCAGACTTTGGTGACATTGACGTCCAGGGAAACATCCAGTTTGCTGTGAACTACATCCAGAAGCTTGGAGAATTTCACATCTTTGTGGTGCACTGTAGGGAACTGGCCATTGCCGACACCAAAAAGAACCGCTCAGACCCGTAAGTGCTTGCTATacactatatactatatatatatatatatatatactatatatactaaTATATATTATGTATGGTCACAATGGTCACAGTAGAACAAATATTATATCATCCAGTCATATTTGTGGAGAAGGGAGACTGACAGGTCTGAAAAGAAACTTGTATCACATTTGTGTATTACCACTTAGTGGATTTGTCCAGGTATCTAGGTTCTAAGAGGAGAGGGGCATATAATGAAGTAGTTAAGACATTTCTTTTCCCTTCTTTAATAactcacactttttttttagttacCGGTATATGGAAAATaacttttcacacatttttcatttactgtagTGCAGTCTCAATTTTTGGTGTTTGGACTCAGTAAgttaaaacatcaaacaaaacaaaaacatgagatCTAAAAATGAAAACGTCTGTATCGCTCATAGATATAACTAATACAGAGGGACTGACTGAGAGAttttggatacacacacacacacacacacacatatagataGCTATGCTAAATGCTGACAACATCCTGggctcttcctctctttccaaaacataaaaaacttgTCTTCCACGCATGCACTCTTCCCTCTCAAGTTCGCCACTACGAATTGCTAATGGACCTCAATAACTAGGGGATAAGATGAGTTTGGTTGTAGAATGATGCCTCATCAGTCTACCTGGCTATACTGTCATTTGAAGAATTTATAATAATTAAGTCAATATGTTTTGGTTTAGAATGTAAGTAACTCTATTATCTTTTCACAGGTATGTGAAATGTTATATTCTTCCTGACAAAACAAAGTTGGGAAAGAGAAAAACCACAGTAAAAAAGAAGACTGTAAACCCCACCTACAATGAAATCCTCCGCGTAAGAATTACATATTCAGTCTTACAAATTTCACTTTATATTCATTACATATTTTACAAACGTTGTTGCCTTCTTCTCCTACCTATAGTTTAAAATCCCAATGGAGGTGTTGAAAACTCAGAAGTTGAACATCTCGGTGTGGCACAACGACACTTTTGGGCGGAACTGCTTCTTGGGCGAGGTGGATCTGGATTTGTCAGAGTGGGACTTcaacaacacacagataaatgaataTCCATTAGAAGCTAGGGTAAAGACATAATTTCTGCAGGTAGTAGGTGTGTATTGTAGATGTGATTTTATAACACATTTAATTACCTTAACCCAATTCTTCAGGTGTCAGCACAAACCTCAGCACTGTCTCCTTCACGTCTGATGGACGGCAGAGGACAGATAAGAGTTGCCCTGAGATTCTTGCCGCAGACATCACACAGTAAGCTGATGACTTCTCAGTTTCCATCAATTATTTCCTATCATTTTAAtcttgatttgattatttttattatcactTATTGTGGTTTCTGACTGCATCCATAGGTAAGAGAACATCTAGGATGGAAACTGGTGAAGTGCAGATTTGGGTGAAAGATTGCAAGAATCTCCCTTCAGTCAGAGGAGTTATTATTGACCCATTTGTGAAATGGTAGGATGTCCTAAAAACTGTCAGGTCACTGGCTATGGAAATCCAAAGTGttcaaaatcaaataaataagtcaagcattatgaaataaataaccatgaaaaaatactgataaaataTTTGTCAAACAATTGTCAAACAATCCAATACATTTTACACTCCTACAAGAATTACCACCTTAACGTGGTTGAagggtttgtgtgtctgaccaAGACTTCCTTTGTGGATGAGACAGAATCTGAGGACTTGGGGGAAGCCCCACCTATATTTTtggcagaggtcactgaggttGTCAAAAAGCACAGTACCAGTAGAGTGGCAGACCAGAGTGGTGGTTCTCAATTTCAAAAATGGGGACTGGAGGGTATGCTCCAATTACCTCAGAAAGAACAATGCCAATACCATTCTGGCTGTGGAACCATGAACCAGTGGACCAGCTCCTTGTCCTCGCAGGAGTGCTGAGGAGGTCATGGGAGTTTGACTgtccagtctacatgtgttttgtggactCAGAGAAGGCCTATGACCGTGTCCCCCAAGGGACCTTGTGGGGGTAAAGAGCGAGCATGGGGTACCAGGGACACTCAGCTGAGCCATTAGGTCCCTGTACAACCAAAGTGAGAGTTGTGTCTGCATCCTTtgcacaaagtcaaacatgttttcagtgggtgttggaCTCCACCAAGGTTGCACCTTGTCTGCAATTCTGTTTGTGATATTCATGGATGGGATTTTGGGCAGCACGGGGCTTTTCTCTGTGGactttgcatgttctccctgtgcctgcgtgggttctctgGCTTCCCCTcactttaattaattaattggttaattggtgattctaaattaggtgtgaatgtgagtgtgaatggttgtttgtctatatgtgttggccctgtgcTGGGCTGGCcatccgtacagggtgtaccctgcctcttgcccaatgacagctgggataggctccagcacctctgagtctgaggccatggttctgTGTTGGAAAATGGTGGATTGTTTCCTCCAGGTTAGGGGAGAGCTAGCTTCCCCAAGTGAAGGAGTTCAAGTATCTCGGGGTCTAGTTCATAAGTGGGGGTACAATAGAGCAGAAGATTGACAGGTGGATTTGTGCAGTATCAGTAGTAATGCAGATGTTGTACTAGACTGCTGTGGTgaaagagggagctgagccagaAGGCAAAGCTCCCCATTTATCAGTTGATCTACATTCCAACCCTAACccaaaatgagtttcctccaTAAGGTTGAGGAGCTCAGACATCTGGAGGGAGCTCGAATTAGAGCTGGTGATCCTTCACTTTGagaggagccagttgaggtggttctGGTATCTCattaggatgcctcctgggtgccatcctttggaggttttctgggcacCTCCAACCAGTAGGAGACCCTGTGGTAGACCCAGAACTTGCTGGAGGGATTATATGTCCCATCTGTCCTGGGAACACCTCtggatcccccaggaggagctggaaagtgCTGCTTACTCTGCTGCCACCTTAATTAGACCCTGGATAAGCAGAGGAAAATGCGTGGATGGATGGAACTTTATAAGACAACTGATAATTATGAAATGTTATCATGATTTTTTCACAATAACACTAGTTAATTGCAGGTCTTTTTGAATGTCTAAATATCaatcaagaaaaacacagcacagctaaTTATGTGATTGGCTATTTGTGCACTgtgaaataaagacagacttGTTTGAATGAAATCAAAAGGACAATGCTTTGATTAGCCAATTTCtggattgacagaaaattattacTACTAATTACCAGTTagataatcagttaatcatttatgTCACTTTATTggcaaaaatattaaacattttgggGCAATAGGAAAttggctgtgttttttcttttgatatcTCCTGttgttttatagaccaaattgattaaataattgattgattaatcagaAAAAGTAATCTGAATATTAgtcaacagtgaaaataatcattagctaCAGGTATAgttatttgacatattttgtctgtatttattcatgtgattattcattttataatgacttatttatttatttttgaactgtgtttccagtttttgtcaggtctgtcaaaatgaatgaatgcccTTAAACTCCTCCCTTTCCTTCTGTTGCAGCACCGTACTTCCTGACACAAGCAGGAAAAGCCGTCAGAAGACACGGGTGGTGAAGAGGACAGCCAACCCAATGTTCAACCACACCATGGTGTATGATGGCTTCCACACAGAGGACCTCAGAGAGGCCTGTGTGGAGATCACAGTGTGGGATCATGACAGACTAAACAGCCACTACATTGGAGGCCTGAGGCTTGGGCTAGGGACAGGTGAGATTCCACTCCACTGTTACTCATTTTAGGATGATTACATCTGCAGTCTGGAtgcttttcatgttttccaaCTGGCATTAAGTCTGATCTGAATTCCATTACAAACAATTAAGTTTGGATCAGTTCAGATAGTAACTCTCCCACAGcaccaaaacagaaacacaataataacacaATGCAACAACATTAGACAGTGCTGGCACTATATATGCAGTACAGAGTGTGGTAAAAGGTACCTGtgataaaagcaaagaaaaatgcaacaatAACGGGGATGATATAAGGTACTAAGCTGTACAGAAAACCAAAAagtagtttgtttttgtattagAATTAAGAATTACAAATATTTCATGTAGAATAAATCAAAACTTTACCATGTTGTACATAATTTTTTAGAAATCTTTATCTTTGATGAGAGGTGGATTTAGCTTTGCAGCTGATGTGTCTGCAAAACATGTCATGAAAACATTAAGCTGCTTTTCACCAGTGATTTTACTACAATGTTGATTCCTGTTAAATATAGAAAATGCAGTCTTTGTTGCCCTTTCTTGCATATTTTCTCAGTGTTCACACCAAAACTTGATTCCTGGTCAATATAAACACCAAGGTACTAACAGGTGTCCAGTTTCCACTTCCTGCCCTTTAACACTAGTCTGAGAAGATAGAATTAGTATTATTTTTAAGGTGGTTATCATAACTTTGATTTGATGTTCAATCTCATGAGGTTAGAATTATAGATTGATAAGTGGTCCAGGTAATGAACAAATCTGACACATTGTTAAATGTACACCATTGTTAACACACCATTGTGTCCTTTGGAGACGGTATGGAATATCCAGTCATGCTCCCCTCACAGTTAGGATCGTTTACATAAGTTTTTGTCTATATAAAACATTCAGATTGTATTTTAATACTATGTATAAATGTTTTTCCCTTACATATAACAATCATTCTAGCATGAGTTTCTATTAATACCTTCATATtaagaaaatcatttctgtgcCTGTCTGTGCAGGAAAGAGTTATGGAGTGGAAGTGGCTTGGATGGATTCAACGACAGATGAAGCAAATTTATGGCAGAGGATGTTACAGTCTGATGGGGAATGGGTGGAGGATGTTTTACCTCTGAGAATGTTGGTGATGGCAAAAAACTTGTCTAAATGAGGTTGCttaaaatgtgatgacaaaTGTGTGGATTTGGATAGAGCTACACATTTTGAGTGGAGGAAGCAGCTTTGATTAACCatgtgtatgtatctgtataACTGATGATCATTGTATCATAAAGTAATACACAACCTACTTTTGTTTGTATAGTCCAAACCACATGTTACATTTGTTGtctcatattttattattattattggtcaaaaaaaaaaaaaagatataaagtAGGGTAGAGGATACAATGTAAACTAAATGAAATTTGTGATCTGAAGGTATATTCTACCTGAGCATTTATGATTTGTATATAGTCCTGTAATTGCAAGGTGATTACTGCATCAAGCACTTCCATCTTcaataaactgaatattaatGTGACTTGTTATTTGGTGGTCAAATAATGGTTACATTTTAGAGGTTCAATTCAGATTAGAAAAGTCAGCACTTGgaaatacaatatatatatacagttgAGGTATTGACAGTAGATAATAGTTTTAATCATAATCAGAAATATTCACCTCAGAAGTATCAATGATCTTATGAAATGTTTAGTAGTTTTTacataattttgtgttttgcagaTAACAACATCAGATCAGTACCTTAGTACACCAGACTCTGCCTGGACATGCAGAGCAATTACTGTAAATTATGAGCATTATTCATCAAGAAGCAATAGCAT
The DNA window shown above is from Lates calcarifer isolate ASB-BC8 linkage group LG20, TLL_Latcal_v3, whole genome shotgun sequence and carries:
- the sytl2a gene encoding synaptotagmin-like protein 2 isoform X9, yielding MIDLSFLTEEEQETILAVLKRDAELKKAEEQRVHNLQKTISDRSQLRYLTGEWFYETKQLRHQDRIHGSDIIRASMRHTHKPLTILELCQILPEKSSFVSSENKEVFIPPVLCGLLQESHLHLSNERYQNQNPYEIPQDIPKPVLQSPTKQRKNPFNTEFNASHPFEEKDSQLLDGAVDQNTQKPSYVESSSPIMSALKRLSSRSMSSSKSLENLTSQTREEKTKNNSREQINLSVDDVSSPPPSAFTLPNSKKIKNNLSVPVLQQDETDGDSMFETNLGLRRNTGSSTSNISLSSGLASMSSVGGSTSSIYPADFGDIDVQGNIQFAVNYIQKLGEFHIFVVHCRELAIADTKKNRSDPYVKCYILPDKTKLGKRKTTVKKKTVNPTYNEILRFKIPMEVLKTQKLNISVWHNDTFGRNCFLGEVDLDLSEWDFNNTQINEYPLEARVSAQTSALSPSRLMDGRGQIRVALRFLPQTSHSKRTSRMETGEVQIWVKDCKNLPSVRGVIIDPFVKCTVLPDTSRKSRQKTRVVKRTANPMFNHTMVYDGFHTEDLREACVEITVWDHDRLNSHYIGGLRLGLGTGKSYGVEVAWMDSTTDEANLWQRMLQSDGEWVEDVLPLRMLVMAKNLSK
- the sytl2a gene encoding synaptotagmin-like protein 2 isoform X7, encoding MIDLSFLTEEEQETILAVLKRDAELKKAEEQRVHNLQKTISDRSQLRYLTGEWFYETKQLRHQDRIHGSDIIRASMRHTHKPLTILELCQILPEKSSFVSSENKEVFIPPVLCGLLQESHLHLSNERYQNQNPYEIPQDIPKPVLQSPTKQRKNPFNTEFNASHPFEEKDSQLLDGAVDQNTQKPSEGYVESSSPIMSALKRLSSRSMSSSKSLENLTSQTREEKTKNNSREQINLSVDDVSSPPPSAFTLPNSKKIKNNLSVPVLQQDETDGDSMFETNLGLRRNTGSSTSNISLSSGLASMSSVGGSTSSIYPADFGDIDVQGNIQFAVNYIQKLGEFHIFVVHCRELAIADTKKNRSDPYVKCYILPDKTKLGKRKTTVKKKTVNPTYNEILRFKIPMEVLKTQKLNISVWHNDTFGRNCFLGEVDLDLSEWDFNNTQINEYPLEARVSAQTSALSPSRLMDGRGQIRVALRFLPQTSHSKRTSRMETGEVQIWVKDCKNLPSVRGVIIDPFVKCTVLPDTSRKSRQKTRVVKRTANPMFNHTMVYDGFHTEDLREACVEITVWDHDRLNSHYIGGLRLGLGTGKSYGVEVAWMDSTTDEANLWQRMLQSDGEWVEDVLPLRMLVMAKNLSK